GTTCAATAGCTATCTGcatagcttcttcttcttcatcttctgccCTTGTAGAGACATCAACCTGTTTACCTTTGTCTTGCTGACCCTCAGTGTCCTCACCCAGTGCCTCTTCATCCGTCTCCTTATCTCCCGACTCCACCTCATCGGACTCCTTAGTATCTCCAGATTCATCATTTGAAGGAACATCAATATGAGCAGGAGTAGACTGAGCCTTGGAGGCCTCAACATGCTGTGCCACTGGGGCAGTCATCAATGTCGTGAAGTCAATATCTGTGCCTGGGACAGAAGTGTCAGCACCCTGCTCTCCATCCTTTGGGAGGAAGGCTGTCAAATCAAACTCTAAATTCTGCATCTTCTGCAGCTCAGCTTTCAAATCAGTCACATATATTCGAAGCTGAGGCATACCTCCAACTTTACCCCGCTCAACATTCACAAGACGCATTTTAATGCTCTTGAGGCAATCCTCATAAGTCTGATGTTGCTGCTGAAGAACAATAACGGAGGATTGGATATAAGTCAAAGCCTGGCGGATGAGGTTGGAAATTTCCTTGATAAGCCGGTCTACCTTAGCATTGGCATGCTAAGCAAGTAGACCTAGCTTGGATAGAGTTGGCAATGGAATCTGGGACTGTGCAGTAGAGGACTGTGGAGTAGCTGTGGAGGTAGCGGGTGCCTGAGATGTATCTGCCATTTCCAGACCCTCTGATATTGCTGGATCTGCTAGAGAAGCAATGGGAGTCTCAGTCTGAGCTGCAGTTTCCTTTGCTACTGCGTCACTGATTCTCATAATGCCAATATCTTTGGTAGCATTCTCCATTTTGTCGTGCCCAGGCAGGAGAGTCACCTTTGTAGCTCGGCAAAGAGCAGTGATTGGGCAGAGGAACGGAAGTGATGTCTATTTCTGATTTGCACTGATTCCTATCTCTTGGAATATTATCTCCCCACATCAATCTTAATCCCTGTCATGATGCACGCAATGGGAAGTACTTTCTCAATGTTTATGTCAGTTTCATTTCTGGACAGCATCAGACGAGATGTAATAAAGCTGGGCCAATAGCGACCCTCCCTTGTGAGATCCTCCTTGAAAATTTTGTGTAGTGGGTCAATCCAGGCCGGTGTCCCTAGGCAACCTAGGCACGCTCATTGTGCCTTATTAGCTACCTTGGCATCATACTCAGCTCTTCCTGTCCGCCAATCCTTGAAATATTGTTCATTGATCGTCTCCGGACCACAACCCACTTCAACCCCTCGCACTCGGACATACTTTGAAAAGATCCTGTTACGCTTCTGGGAAGGAGTCCTCGAGGCACCGTAGGAAGCATAAAAACCCCTCACAATTGTCTCGTTGTATTCATCCAGGACCTCTGTGAAGAACTCCCATTTCCTCTTTTTGATGTTATCAAGAATGTGAGGATAATGCTCTGATAACCTATTCAGGCTCAATTGCTTCTCCTCTAAGATGTTCCTCTTGGATAGTGCTTCTTTGTACAAGTCTATGGAGCCCTTGACCCCAAACCGGAGGTTAAGGTCCTCCCCCAACTTCCTGCGTGCCTCAACCTGTAGATCAACTTGAGGTCTGAGGTCACTCTGTGACTCCTCCTCGTCAGACTGGGAGGAGCTCTCAGTAGTAATGCGGAGTGCCTGACATCACTGCCTTTTTTCCTGTTGTGTTTGTTGGCTAGGATTGGTAGCCCATTTTTGTCGACTACCGGGCGGTGTTCTTGTTGGATTAGACCTTTTTGGTGTCATGCCTGTTGATGAAACATTGTAGGAGTGAGTGAAAGGGCTATCcgatataaaagaaaaagaacaaaataaactaataataattttttttgtgtTATGCGATgggttatgcggtcgcatatcaaGTATGCGGACCGCAAAACCATCACATAGGTGTAGAAACAAAAATGTATTAATAGTTATGCGATCACAAAACCACCGCATAATtggttatgcgatcgcaaaatGACTGCAGAATGAACACTAAGACAATCTGAGGGACTGCCTCAGTATGAGGCAAGTATGCGATCGCAAAGGAGACCGCATAACTCGGTCAAACCTAGGTCAAGGAAAGGGGAAGAATGCGATAGTTATGCGGACCGCAAAACTCATCGTCCTCAATGAAAATTAGCCCTCCCCAAAGCACATGGGTTCCTTTTTCCATTCATTCAAAAATCTATATACGATTTATTTCAACCGATAGAGAGATATATAGGGGTACTCAAACTTCCCCCTCTTGGATCCGTGGCTAAAATCGCACAATCACTCCCTCAATTCATCCTCCCCAACTAAAATCAAAAACATGTAATCCCCTATCTTAAATCAATTTGACCCCTTTTCAAGCACCCTCTTGCAGATATTCATGGCATTAGAGGTTGGGTGCATTCACAAggggagaaagaaagaaagaaaatttttttAGAAAGAAGATTACGAGTGAAGAACAGAGGAGAGAAGTCGGAACACATACCTGAATTATGAGGAATCTACGATGGAACTGAAAAAAATAGGGTGATTGATTCTTGCCCTCGTTGTTTGCCTTACCAGTTTCTTTctcgtcttttttttttctttttgttttgcttGCTTGTATTTCTTTCAAATGTGGGTGTACGCATAGAGTTTAGTACGTTTATACCTGGTAAGTATGCGGTGTGAAAGTCCATCGCATAACACACTATGCGATTGCATAGGTGTTATGCGGTGAGCTAATGACTGGGTCGGGTAGGTTCGATATGCGATGCACTATGCAATTGCATACTTGACATGCGGGCCGCATAAATGAGAATTGACCACAGAGTCGACAATGAAATTAGACAACACTCTGCGTGGGTCTGCGATGACTATGCGATCCGCATAgtcattatgcgaccgcatagttGCTGCTTAATTTGGACCTCTTTTTCCTTCGGTTTCTTCAGCACTAAGACCCTATTCATGGAATCTTACCTGCACTCTAGCACACACGTCAACTTGCTCAATCTAAtctatataaataaataaaaaaactacaaaagagtgttaccacacatgggttgcctcccaagaagcgcttgatttaatgtcGTGACACGATGCAGTTTACCCCTTTTGGATTAATCATTGGTGGAAGCAGCTATTGGATCATCTCGTAGAGCAATTTTTTCTATCACATGCCTTTCTCTAGCGGTTCTGAGGTAATGTTTGACCCGTTGTCCATTTAACTTGAAAGTACGAGTCCCATCTTTGACTCAAGTTCAATAGCGCCATAGGGAGACACACACACAACTTTGAATGGTCCAGACCATTTGGACTTGAGTTTGCTCGGAAACAACTTGAGTCTTGAGTTGAAAAGTAAGACCAAGTCACCCGAATTAAACTCCCGTTTCAATATCTTCTTGTCGTGGACAAACTTCATCCGTTCTTTGTACATGGCTGCACTCTCATAGGCATGAAGACAGAATTCTTCCATCTCGTTGAGTTGTGTCATCCTTAGGTTAGCAGCCTCAGCCCAATCAAGATTTAACTTCTTTAAAGCCCACATAGCTTTGTGCTCAAGTTCTACTGGCAAGTGACAAGCTTTGCCAAAACCAACCTGTATGGTGAAGTGCTAATAAGGGTCTTGAATGCTGTGCGATAGgcccataatgcatcatctaGCTTCTTTGACCAGTCGATCCTGTTTGCATTAACGGTTTTTGCTAGAATATTCTTGATTTCTTTGTTCAAAACGTCAACTTGACCACTCGAATGAGTATGATAAGGTGTGGCCACCTTGTGCTTTACACCATAATTTTCAAGTAGCCTAGCGAAAGCCTTGTTACAGAAATGAGACCCACCATCACTCAGGATGGCCCTTGGAGTGCCAAACCgtgtgaatatgtttttcttcaaaaatgcgATCACACTACTTGCTTCATTGTTTGGTAAGGcgattgcttcaacccatttagagacATAGTCCACAGCCACCAAAATGTAGGTCATGTCATACGAGCTCTCGAAGGGGCCCATAATGTCTATTCCCTACACATCAAAGATCTCAACCTCGAGTACAAAGTTCATTGGCATCTCATGTCTCTTAGATATTGACCCTTGTATTTGATATTGGTCACATGCTTTGACCATTTGGTTTGCATCTTGGTAGATTGTTGGCCAATAATAGCCACATTCAAGCACTTTTTCTGCAGTCCGATTTCCTCCATGATGACCCCCAACCGGTGAATCATGGCATGCCTTGAGAATTGGTATGACCTCATCTTCTGGATCACATCACCGGATGATGTTGTCGGCACAATTACGGAACAAGAAGGGTTCTTCCCAATAGTAATGCCTACACTCTCGCAAAAACCTTTTCTTTTGGTAAGCTTCCAAACCTTCGGGAACAAAACCCCTATCCAAGAAGTTAGCAATGTCGGCATACCAAGGAGCAAAAGTGTTAGATAATGCCAATATGTGTTCATCAGGGAAAACATCATTAATTTCAAGATCTTCCTTTGGTCTCCCTGCCTCTTCAAGCCTTGATAGGTGATCTGCCACTTGATTTTTCATCCCTTTTCGATCTTTGACTTCGAAGTCAAACTCTTGCGACAACAGGACCCACCGAATCAACCTAGGTTTTGCATCCTTATTTGCCATAAGATAGCGAAGAGCAGCATGGTCTGTGTACACTATcaccttggatcccaacaaaTAAGCCCAAAATTTCTCAAAGGCATAGACATTGGCAAGAAGTACTTGCTTAGTCACCATATAATTCATTTGCGCTCCATtgagtgtcttgcttgcataatagaccGAGTGAAGAACCTTGTTGTGACGTTGGCCAAGCACTGCCccaatagctacaccactggcatcacacatgagttcgaatggaaGTGACCAATCGGGTGTGATAATAATAGGTGCCATGGTGAGCTTTTGTTTTAATTCCTCGAAGGCTTTGAGGCACTTCTCGTCAAATAAAAATTTTGcatctttctcaaggagtttgcacAAGGCATTTGAAATTTTAGAAAAGTCCTTGATAAACGCCTATAGACGCCGGCATGCCCCAAAAAACTTCGGACACCTTTAACTAAAGTAGGTGGAGGAATCTTGGAAATGATCTCGATCTTTGCCCGGTCAACCTCTATGCCTTGTTTGGAAATTTTGTGGCCCAAAAAAATGCCCTTGTCCActatgaagtggcatttctcccaatttagCACAAGGTTCATTTCTTCACATCTCTTAAGCACTTGTCTAAGGCTGTCTATACAATGCTCAAAAGAATAACCTACGACCAAGAAATCGTCCATGAATATCTCTAAGAAATCCTCCACCATATCGGAGAATATTGACATCATACACCTTTGGAAAGTAGCCAGAGTGTTGCATAGCCCAAATGGCATCTGGCTAAATGCAAATGtcccatatggacaagtgaatattgtcttttcctgatcttccaaTGCAATATTGATTTGGTTTTAGCCGGAGTATCCGTCCAAGAAGTAGTAGAATGACCTTCCcgctagccgatcaagcatttgatcaatgaaCGACGTAGGGAAATTGTCCTTGCACGTAGCACTGTTTAGCTTCCGATAATCCATACACACCCTCCATCCGGTCACCGTTCTTGGTGGGATGagttcatttttatcattttcaatcaCAGT
This genomic stretch from Nicotiana sylvestris chromosome 9, ASM39365v2, whole genome shotgun sequence harbors:
- the LOC138877335 gene encoding uncharacterized protein; protein product: MTYILVAVDYVSKWVEAIALPNNEASSVIAFLKKNIFTRFGTPRAILSDGGSHFCNKAFARLLENYGVKHKVATPYHTHSSGQVDVLNKEIKNILAKTVNANRIDWSKKLDDALWAYRTAFKTLISTSPYRLVLAKLVTCQ